A window of the Pongo abelii isolate AG06213 chromosome 10, NHGRI_mPonAbe1-v2.0_pri, whole genome shotgun sequence genome harbors these coding sequences:
- the LOC100439033 gene encoding taste receptor type 2 member 31, which produces MITFLPIIFSILVVVIFVIGNFGNGFIALVNSIEWVKRQKISFADQILTALAVSRVGLLWALLLNWYSTVFNPAFYSVGVRTTVYDVWTVTGHFSNWLATSLSIFYLLKIANFSNLIFLHLKRRVKSVILVMLLGPLLFLACQLFVINMKEILRTKEYEGNMTWKIKLRSAMYLSDATITTLANLVPFTLTLLSFLLLICSLCKHLNKMQLHGKGSQDPSTKVHIKVLQTVISFLLLCAIYFLSIMISVWSFGSLENKPVFMFCKAIRFSYPSIHPFILIWGNKKLKQTFLSVLRQVRYWVKGEKPSSP; this is translated from the coding sequence ATGATAACTTTTCTGCCCATCATTTTTTCCATTCTGGTGGTGGTTATATTTGTTATTGGAAATTTTGGTAATGGCTTCATAGCACTGGTAAATTCCATTGAGTGGGTCAAGAGACAAAAGATCTCCTTTGCTGACCAAATTCTCACTGCTCTGGCAGTCTCCAGAGTTGGTTTGCTCTGGGCATTATTATTAAATTGGTATTCAACTGTGTTTAATCCAGCTTTTTATAGTGTAGGAGTAAGAACTACTGTTTATGATGTCTGGACAGTAACCGGCCATTTCAGCAACTGGCTTGCTACTAGCCTCAGCATATTTTATTTGCTCAAGATTGCCAATTTCTCCAaccttatttttcttcacttaaaGAGGAGAGTTAAGAGTGTCATTCTGGTGATGCTGTTGGGGCCTTTGCTATTTTTGGCTTGTCAACTTTTTGTGATAAACATGAAAGAGATTCTACGGACAAAAGAATATGAAGGAAACATGACTTGGAAGATCAAATTGAGGAGTGCAATGTACCTTTCAGATGCGACTATAACCACGCTAGCAAACTTAGTACCCTTCACTCTGACCCTACTGTCTTTTTTGCTGTTAATCTGTTCTTTGTGTAAACATCTCAACAAGATGCAGCTCCATGGTAAAGGATCTCAAGATCCCAGCACCAAGGTCCACATAAAAGTTTTGCAAACTGTGATCTCCTTCCTCTTGTTATGTGCCATTTACTTTCTGTCCATAATGATATCAGTTTGGAGTTTTGGGAGTCTGGAAAACAAACCTGTCTTCATGTTCTGCAAAGCTATTAGATTCAGCTATCCTTCAATCCACCCATTCATCCTGATTTGGGGAAACAAGAAGCTAAAGCAgacttttctttcagttttgcgGCAAGTGAGGTACTGGGTGAAAGGAGAGAAGCCTTCATCTCCATAG